The DNA sequence GTCGTGATATTATGGTTTTTAATAATTTAGATTTCGTTCTTACAAAATTAAAAAATATTAATTCAAATTTACATGAATTAATACAAAAAATAATAAATAAATATAAGAAATTAAATAGTAAATATTATTCTGTATCAAAATGGAATTCTATAATTTTAAAATTTTTTTTAGAATTAAATATTGATAAAGTATTAGATACAAATGAATCAGGAAAACTTTTATTAAAAATTTTATCAAATATGTATAAAAATATAGATTCATTATTTACATTTTTTGAATATAGAAAATTTATTGAATTACAAATGGATATGACAAGATTTATATCAAAATCAGATGATCATCGTGTTATTGTGTTATCAATAAGTGATGTATATTTATTACGCTTTAATGCTATATTGATAGTTGGAATTGATATTAATAATTTTCCTTCCTTAGTAAAGGAAATTTTATTTTTTTCGAATACATTTCGAAAAAAATTAAAATTAAAGACAAATTATTCTTTACGTCAAAAACAATTACGCGAATTAACGGAACTATTATGTTGTTGTGAAAAAATTATGTTACTTTGGCAAATATATAAAAATTCAGAATTAAACTTTATTAGTCCTTTAATTGAGCGCTTACAATTAATATTAAATTTCTCTGAAAAAAAATTAAGAACATATCGCTCTGAAATAAGTTTATATAATATAAAATCAATTCCTATAAACCCTCCTCTTCCGAGTTGTAGTGAATTACTTCCCAATAAAATATCTATTACTAGTTATAATAATTTTATAGCATGTCCTTATAAATTTTTTGCACAGAATATGCTTAATTTAAATTCTATTAATAATTTTTATAATATTCCCCAAAAATATCATTACGGAAATTGGGTGCATAAAATTCTTTTTTTATATCATAGTTCATTAAATAGCTCAAAAAAAATAATTTCTTTAGATGAGCGTTTTAAATTATTAAATTTAATTTCGGAAAAAATATTTAAGGAAGCTATAAAAATTTGTCCAGTTTCCTTAAATTACTACATTTTTTGGAAAAAATCTATTCAATGTTATTTAAAATGGTCTTATGCTCATGAATCTTTTGGTTGGAATTTTATATTTGGTGAAAAAAAATATAAAAAAACTTTATTTTTATTTAATAACAAAAAAATAACATTATATGGTCGTATTGATCGTATTGATAAAAATAATATAAATGATAAATATCTGATATTAGATTATAAAACTAGTGACTATAATTCTTTACGAAAAAAAATATACAATAATGAGGATTATCAATTACTGCTTTATAAATTTTTATTAGAAAAAAACGTAAATATTTCTAAGTATCATGCTCAATATATTGTATTAAGTAGTAAACAAATAAAAATAATAGATATTCCTGAAAATATATTAAATTCTATTACAACGAAAATATTAATATCAAAAATAAAAAAGCAAATGCATTCAATTGCAACTGGAGCACCATTACCTGCTTTAGGGGTTGAATCAATTTGTCGTTTTTGTAATATGAAAGGTTTATGTAGAAAAAAAGAATGGTTAATAAATTAGTAATATAAAATTATAAAAATAAAATAATGAATAAAAAAATACAAAAACTCTCAGAAGCGTCCTATGAAATTAATGGTATTTCATCAGAAATTCAATCTTTTATTAATATATCCTGTAACCCGAAATATTCAGTAATAGTAGAAGCTTGCGCTGGTAGTGGTAAAACTTGGTTACTTGTTAATCGTATATTACATATTTTACTAAATGGCGCTGAAACATCTGAAATATTAGCGATTACATTTACTAATAAAGCAGCTAAAGAAATACTTAAACGTTTAATGAATTTATTAAAAGAGCTTTCTTTATCTTCTGATGAAAAAATTTCAATATTATTATATGAACGGGGAATATCTGAAAAAAAAATATTAAAATTTATCCCATTAGCTCGTAATTTATATCAAAAATTAATAATAAAAAATCAAAATTTATCGATTTATACATTTCATGGTTGGTTTGCTTATTTAATGCAAATAACACCTTTATTTTTTAAATCAATTCGTGGATATAAATTAATAGAATTTACTGGAAAAATTATGGAGGATGCGTATAATCAATTAATAACATTAGTTAGTAAATCTAAAGACGAATCTATTATTAAAAAATCTTTAATAATATTATATGATCTTGTTGGAACTAGTAATGAAAATATTCGTAAATTACTTAATATATTTATTGATAAGCGAGTTGAATGGTGGATATTATCTCGCAACAATAAAAATAATGCTATAGAAATTTTACGTAAATTAATGGGTAAGGATAGCAAATTAGATGCTCGTTTTTCTTTATGGAAGAACTCCTCTAAGATTAGTGATATTAATGTAATAGTTCATTTATTAAAAAAAGGTTCTTTAATTAATAAAAAACGTGCTTTAATTATTGAAAAAATATTATTATCTAATCCGAGTGCTAATAATTTTTCTATTTTAACAAATCAATTTTTTGATAAAAATGGTAAATTGCGCTCTAATTTAAAAACTAAAGATTTAAAAAATGAATTAGTAAGATATTTTAAAAGTGATGAGTTATTATCAGTTAATAAATTTGATATAAAATTTAAAAAAATCGCGGAATATTTGAAAGAATTATTAAAGCGAAGCAAAGAATCTTCAATATTATTAATAAATAAAGCACTTTTTAAGTTAG is a window from the Candidatus Profftella armatura (Diaphorina cf. continua) genome containing:
- a CDS encoding PD-(D/E)XK nuclease family protein, which gives rise to MLYPALRIPPSTSFWFDSIKKIIKHCEDLQIILPKKYDFSSFRVVVPNSLHIQCFKKSFNKILSSKNYIPPFIGTFDNWLELQAFNFDFFFPIQNHEKLLYLYLKLQKNYLLKKNNVNNKIDLLIFSRVLIKLFHELTQALLPSIYTLDKIKIRWKSALNYLSPFVRTILKDEIELIWSIWCDQIKNDEAVWRFINIQKLIIEVEMPLIWFTSIQPSPIEINFLNNYSKNCSVLPIIIDWSKIPYLYFKAWPEIQLSKTEFTITKKIISPLYNDDKNINTPSNISICSCNSLEDIAIQGAQNIINWLILGYKKIAIIELDSLVVRRICSLLERSKVFVFNKVGCKLSNTSAAAFLISFFNVIDEPQKSNKFLIFLKSPYILNDISDKSNYILIIESICRDIMVFNNLDFVLTKLKNINSNLHELIQKIINKYKKLNSKYYSVSKWNSIILKFFLELNIDKVLDTNESGKLLLKILSNMYKNIDSLFTFFEYRKFIELQMDMTRFISKSDDHRVIVLSISDVYLLRFNAILIVGIDINNFPSLVKEILFFSNTFRKKLKLKTNYSLRQKQLRELTELLCCCEKIMLLWQIYKNSELNFISPLIERLQLILNFSEKKLRTYRSEISLYNIKSIPINPPLPSCSELLPNKISITSYNNFIACPYKFFAQNMLNLNSINNFYNIPQKYHYGNWVHKILFLYHSSLNSSKKIISLDERFKLLNLISEKIFKEAIKICPVSLNYYIFWKKSIQCYLKWSYAHESFGWNFIFGEKKYKKTLFLFNNKKITLYGRIDRIDKNNINDKYLILDYKTSDYNSLRKKIYNNEDYQLLLYKFLLEKNVNISKYHAQYIVLSSKQIKIIDIPENILNSITTKILISKIKKQMHSIATGAPLPALGVESICRFCNMKGLCRKKEWLIN